In one Vulgatibacter incomptus genomic region, the following are encoded:
- a CDS encoding VWA domain-containing protein has product MSIDPIDLHLLGESLRIARPDRAWLVAAVLACALVGAWGIVARRRALRELAGTERLAAKLGGGVSVGRMIAKAALGSLGLLALSLALLRPQLGEKADVAHRRGIDLVVAVDASRSMLARDVLPSRIERAKLELQTLIDRLQGDRVGLVTFAGDAFVQCPLTTDYGAAKLFLRAIDPEAMPSQGTALAEALRTAGSMFRAADRGAASKVVLLLTDGEDHQGEAQAAAEALANDGVRIFALGIGSDQGTPVPILDSRGKIVGYRKDHQGNTVMSKLDDGQLRALAAATKGTYVAAAGADLGMGELVAALHKLERSELDAVSGFQYGEAFSYLALPGFLFLVAGALLRERGRDE; this is encoded by the coding sequence ATGAGCATCGACCCCATCGACCTCCATCTCCTCGGCGAGTCGCTGCGGATCGCGAGGCCCGACAGGGCCTGGCTCGTGGCGGCGGTGCTCGCGTGCGCGCTGGTCGGGGCCTGGGGGATCGTTGCGAGGCGCAGGGCCCTGCGGGAGCTCGCCGGCACGGAGCGGCTCGCGGCGAAGCTCGGCGGCGGTGTCTCGGTTGGCCGCATGATCGCGAAGGCCGCCCTCGGCTCGCTCGGCCTGCTGGCCCTCTCCCTCGCCCTGCTGCGGCCGCAGCTCGGCGAGAAGGCGGACGTCGCCCACCGCCGCGGCATCGACCTCGTGGTGGCCGTGGACGCGTCGCGGTCGATGCTCGCCCGCGACGTGCTGCCCTCGCGCATCGAGCGCGCCAAGCTGGAGCTCCAGACCCTCATCGACAGGCTCCAGGGAGATCGAGTGGGCCTGGTGACCTTCGCCGGCGACGCGTTCGTGCAGTGCCCGCTCACCACGGACTACGGCGCGGCGAAGCTCTTCCTGCGCGCGATCGATCCGGAGGCCATGCCCTCCCAGGGTACCGCTCTGGCGGAGGCGCTCCGGACGGCGGGGAGCATGTTCCGGGCGGCGGATCGCGGCGCGGCGTCGAAGGTGGTGCTGCTCCTGACCGACGGCGAGGACCACCAGGGCGAGGCCCAGGCAGCGGCGGAAGCGCTCGCCAACGACGGCGTGAGGATCTTCGCGCTGGGGATCGGCTCGGACCAGGGGACGCCGGTGCCGATCCTGGATTCGAGGGGGAAGATCGTCGGCTACCGGAAGGATCACCAGGGAAACACCGTGATGTCGAAGCTCGACGACGGTCAGCTCCGCGCCCTCGCTGCCGCCACCAAGGGGACCTACGTGGCGGCTGCCGGCGCCGACCTGGGGATGGGCGAGCTGGTCGCCGCGCTCCACAAGCTCGAGAGGAGCGAGCTCGATGCGGTGTCCGGCTTCCAGTACGGCGAGGCGTTCTCCTACCTCGCGCTGCCGGGCTTCCTGTTCCTGGTGGCGGGCGCGCTCCTCCGCGAGCGGGGGAGGGACGAGTGA
- a CDS encoding tetratricopeptide repeat protein gives MRWLAIGCLLFLPAIAGAGLLDKPEPEIAAGNQALAAGDAEAALRHYDEAARAHPELGEVHFDRGTALHALGRYEEAVEAFTQALSRRSIGALGVNDYYNMGNSLAAMNKPDEAMQAFRHALEIDPDDEEARRNLEVLLRRKQEQQKQNQQNQDEQQQDQQQQDEQKQAQQQDQQQQDEQKQAQQQDQQKQDEQKQAQQQDQQKQDEQKQAQQQDQQKQDEQKQAQQQNEQKQDEQNQAQQQDQKQDEQKQAQQQDQPQPDQQQEQQAQARQQDPQEASGAAHGDEGTEPEHSRTEAERILDTLRGSERSFQLWRYQKKGKHTDAEKDW, from the coding sequence GTGAGGTGGCTCGCGATCGGATGTCTGCTCTTCTTGCCGGCGATCGCGGGAGCGGGGCTCCTGGACAAGCCGGAGCCGGAGATCGCCGCGGGCAACCAGGCGTTGGCGGCCGGCGACGCGGAGGCGGCGCTCCGGCACTACGACGAGGCGGCCCGCGCGCATCCCGAGCTGGGCGAGGTCCACTTCGACCGCGGAACCGCGCTCCACGCCCTGGGGCGATACGAGGAGGCGGTGGAGGCGTTCACGCAGGCGCTCTCGCGTCGGAGCATCGGTGCTCTGGGTGTGAATGATTATTACAACATGGGCAACTCCCTCGCGGCGATGAACAAGCCGGACGAGGCGATGCAGGCGTTCCGGCACGCGCTGGAGATCGATCCGGACGACGAGGAGGCGCGGCGGAACCTCGAGGTGCTCCTTCGACGGAAACAGGAGCAGCAGAAGCAGAACCAGCAGAACCAGGACGAGCAGCAGCAGGATCAGCAGCAGCAGGACGAGCAGAAGCAGGCGCAGCAGCAGGATCAGCAGCAACAGGACGAGCAGAAGCAGGCGCAGCAGCAGGATCAGCAGAAGCAGGACGAGCAAAAGCAGGCGCAGCAGCAGGATCAGCAGAAGCAGGACGAGCAGAAGCAGGCGCAGCAGCAGGATCAGCAGAAGCAGGACGAGCAGAAACAGGCGCAGCAGCAGAATGAGCAGAAGCAGGACGAGCAGAATCAGGCGCAGCAGCAGGACCAGAAACAGGACGAGCAGAAGCAGGCCCAGCAACAGGACCAGCCGCAGCCGGACCAGCAGCAGGAACAGCAGGCGCAGGCTCGCCAGCAGGATCCGCAGGAGGCCTCCGGGGCCGCCCACGGCGACGAGGGCACCGAGCCCGAGCACTCGCGCACCGAGGCTGAGCGGATCCTCGACACCCTGCGCGGAAGCGAGCGGAGCTTCCAGCTCTGGCGCTACCAGAAGAAGGGGAAGCACACCGATGCGGAAAAGGACTGGTAG
- a CDS encoding BatD family protein has product MRGAGLVRAAMATALLLAHVGLPFAARADDALEYYATVDRDSIGLDETVTLSVTLAVNGNKEPKPFELPQAPDFDVVSQGRSEQYAMGFGTGGGGFKKTRVYTIVLRPTREGELAIRPGVAVLEGRRYETGRLTIRVGGTGQGQARNGPAPRASPRASPFGGFPGGFPPLPGQDDDFDPFGTGAPPAEGDVLLRASVDKREVYPGEQVTLTIALLSRMDVGGIDGFQIPKFDGFWTEDLESPTQISGQTKVIDGVPWRVYLLRRRALFPLRDGVLSIQPAEVDVVTGNGFFSRRGKAKRRSQPIEITVKPLPGGAPAGFAPASVGTWTLDAEASPKTAAWGAPITLRLSASGVGNLRSLELPKLPEIDGMKTFEPTLSDEVTVQRGHFGGRRTLEYVLVPERAGAFTIPALELPYFDPATETFDVAKTASIELTVLPGKEAAPQPAAPEARPMARGDDSGGLAGIRTAAVLEGARTPLHERPWFVFALGLPALALLGSFAVPRLRAARERGEGDRRAKGAGRLAQRRLAGAQALADDGDPRVFEELDRALHAYLESRYGRSAFGLTRDRLSSFLTDAGAPPHAIEALRDALDACDAGRFAPGTMDAGAARRALSSATGAVDALEAGRSR; this is encoded by the coding sequence GTGCGCGGAGCGGGGCTCGTTCGCGCGGCGATGGCGACGGCGCTGCTGTTGGCGCACGTGGGCCTCCCGTTCGCAGCGCGGGCGGACGACGCGCTCGAGTACTACGCCACGGTCGACCGCGACTCGATCGGCCTGGACGAGACGGTCACGCTCTCGGTGACGCTCGCCGTGAACGGCAACAAGGAGCCCAAGCCCTTCGAGCTCCCGCAGGCGCCCGACTTCGACGTGGTCTCCCAGGGCCGCTCCGAGCAGTACGCCATGGGCTTCGGCACCGGCGGCGGCGGCTTCAAGAAGACCCGCGTCTACACCATCGTCCTCCGGCCCACCCGCGAGGGCGAGCTGGCGATCCGCCCGGGCGTCGCCGTCCTGGAGGGAAGGCGCTACGAGACCGGCAGGCTCACCATTCGCGTCGGCGGAACAGGGCAGGGCCAGGCGAGGAACGGGCCGGCGCCTCGCGCGTCGCCGCGTGCTTCGCCCTTCGGCGGCTTCCCCGGCGGGTTCCCGCCGCTCCCGGGGCAGGACGACGACTTCGATCCCTTCGGCACCGGCGCCCCGCCCGCTGAGGGCGACGTCCTCCTCCGCGCGTCCGTCGACAAGCGCGAGGTCTACCCCGGCGAGCAGGTGACGCTCACCATCGCGCTGCTGTCGCGCATGGATGTGGGCGGAATCGACGGCTTCCAGATCCCCAAGTTCGACGGCTTCTGGACCGAGGATCTCGAGAGCCCGACGCAGATCTCCGGGCAGACGAAGGTGATCGACGGTGTCCCCTGGCGCGTCTATCTGCTGCGCCGGCGGGCGCTCTTCCCGCTGCGCGATGGGGTGCTCTCGATCCAGCCCGCCGAGGTGGACGTGGTCACCGGCAACGGCTTTTTCTCGCGGCGCGGCAAAGCGAAGCGCAGGTCGCAGCCGATCGAGATCACGGTGAAACCGCTGCCCGGCGGCGCGCCTGCGGGCTTCGCGCCGGCGAGCGTGGGGACCTGGACGCTCGACGCCGAGGCGTCGCCGAAGACGGCGGCGTGGGGCGCGCCGATCACCCTTCGGCTCTCCGCGAGCGGCGTCGGCAATCTCCGGAGCCTGGAGCTCCCGAAGCTCCCGGAGATCGACGGGATGAAGACCTTCGAGCCGACCCTCTCCGACGAGGTGACCGTCCAGCGGGGCCACTTCGGCGGCCGCCGGACCCTCGAGTACGTGCTCGTACCGGAGAGGGCCGGCGCCTTCACGATCCCCGCCCTCGAGCTCCCGTACTTCGACCCCGCAACCGAGACCTTCGACGTCGCGAAGACCGCGTCGATCGAGCTCACGGTCCTGCCCGGCAAGGAGGCCGCTCCGCAGCCTGCGGCGCCCGAGGCGCGCCCCATGGCCCGCGGCGACGACTCGGGCGGCCTGGCCGGCATCCGCACGGCGGCGGTGCTCGAGGGCGCCCGCACGCCCCTCCACGAGAGGCCGTGGTTCGTCTTCGCCCTCGGGCTCCCCGCCCTTGCGCTCCTGGGCTCCTTCGCCGTCCCACGCCTCCGGGCCGCGCGGGAGCGGGGCGAGGGCGATCGCCGGGCGAAGGGCGCCGGCCGGTTGGCGCAGAGGCGCCTCGCCGGCGCGCAGGCCCTCGCCGACGACGGCGACCCGCGCGTCTTCGAGGAGCTCGATCGCGCCCTGCACGCCTATCTGGAGAGCCGCTACGGCCGCAGCGCGTTCGGGCTGACCCGGGATCGGCTCTCGTCGTTCCTGACCGACGCCGGTGCGCCGCCCCATGCGATCGAGGCGCTGCGCGACGCCCTCGACGCGTGCGACGCGGGGCGCTTCGCACCTGGCACCATGGACGCCGGCGCGGCTCGGCGGGCGCTCTCGAGCGCCACCGGCGCGGTGGACGCTCTCGAGGCGGGAAGGAGCCGATGA
- a CDS encoding tetratricopeptide repeat protein: MSFDRELAAREALAGNQAYLSGDYAAAISAYDAALGAGVDSADLWFNLGNACYRAGQHGRAALAFERALRRDPGDAEARANLELVRAQVARAGASSRPLPFVARVGARIDPDLASGVLLLTWILACALVLARMRRAWSPAPRLALGIAAAVLLAGSALAGAATWATAQVRGEGWSVVVSAGDAREAPDPGAKVAFPVQEALALRATSTVGRFTRVELPGGPSGWLETEKLERIDAPPR, encoded by the coding sequence ATGAGCTTCGATCGGGAACTCGCTGCCCGGGAGGCTCTCGCGGGCAACCAGGCCTATCTCTCTGGCGACTACGCCGCCGCGATCTCGGCTTACGACGCCGCGCTCGGGGCGGGCGTCGACTCCGCGGATCTCTGGTTCAACCTCGGCAACGCCTGCTACCGCGCCGGCCAGCACGGGCGCGCCGCGCTCGCCTTCGAGCGCGCCCTGCGGCGCGATCCGGGCGACGCCGAGGCCCGCGCCAACCTCGAGCTCGTCCGCGCCCAGGTGGCCCGCGCCGGCGCTTCGAGCCGCCCGCTCCCCTTCGTCGCCCGCGTCGGCGCCCGGATCGATCCCGACCTGGCCTCGGGGGTGCTGCTGCTCACCTGGATCCTCGCGTGCGCGCTGGTCCTGGCGAGGATGCGCCGCGCGTGGAGCCCGGCCCCTCGCCTGGCGCTGGGCATCGCAGCCGCCGTCCTCCTCGCCGGCAGCGCCCTCGCCGGGGCCGCGACCTGGGCCACTGCGCAGGTCCGCGGCGAAGGCTGGTCCGTGGTGGTCTCCGCCGGCGACGCCCGCGAGGCCCCCGACCCCGGCGCCAAGGTCGCCTTCCCCGTCCAGGAGGCGCTCGCGCTCCGTGCGACGTCCACCGTCGGTCGCTTCACCCGGGTGGAGCTCCCTGGCGGCCCCTCGGGCTGGCTCGAGACCGAGAAGCTCGAGCGCATCGACGCGCCGCCCAGATAG
- the ppsA gene encoding phosphoenolpyruvate synthase has product MSCIAWFEELDREDVARAGGKGANLGELTKAGLPVPQGFVVTTEAWRRFLEASELATRIDDRLEGLDLDDDAALEEQARELRELVKKASLPKGLHDEIAAAYRELASRDGGAEPQVAVRSSATAEDASAASFAGMFRTFLNIRGEEELVRAVKGCWASLFTPRALFYWKRKGTEGQERAIAVVVQEMVEAEKAGVMFTVDPATSDRRRIVIESAWGLGESVVSGEVEPDRYVVDKRTLEIRERHPGHKGFEMVLDEDTGENRRHDLPPDRGASLTLEDAEVRELAELAVRTEDHYGAPQDMEFAVAGGSIYVVQTRPVTTLPEAPREEAPREEAHGEEAHGEEEKSRPAEEAKAEREVLAKGLAASPGFATGRIRVLHSPKEGQRLQSGEILVAPMTTPDWVPVMKRASAIVTDRGGMTSHAAIVSREMGLPCIVGTREGTEVLEDGETATADGDEGVVYRGEVELRPPVKAAPTARRAAQVTATRLYVNLAQTERAEEIAARDVDGVGLLRAEFLILDALGNVHPRLLLDRGRSSDFVDKLAASLEEIAGPFHPRPVTYRSMDFRTNEFRGLEGGEEFEPEEENPMIGYRGCFRYVNEPELFRLELEALGRVRERFPNVRLMIPFVRTAWELAACKRIVDESGLAKRKGFELWVMAEVPSVAYWIPTYAEAGIAGVSIGSNDLTQLMLGVDRDSEELRELNDPRDPSVVDAIRTIIRRCLEAGIPSSICGQAPSVYPDYAEMLVRAGIDSISVNPDAIDRTRQHIAAAERRLLLEAARSERGIVR; this is encoded by the coding sequence ATGAGCTGCATCGCCTGGTTCGAAGAGCTGGACAGAGAGGACGTGGCTCGTGCGGGGGGCAAGGGCGCGAACCTCGGCGAGCTCACGAAGGCCGGGCTACCGGTGCCGCAGGGCTTCGTGGTGACCACGGAGGCCTGGCGGCGCTTCCTGGAGGCCAGCGAGCTCGCCACGCGGATCGACGATCGTCTCGAGGGGCTGGACCTGGACGACGACGCCGCCCTCGAGGAGCAGGCGCGGGAGCTCCGGGAGCTGGTGAAGAAGGCATCGCTCCCGAAGGGCCTGCACGACGAGATCGCCGCCGCGTACCGGGAGCTGGCGAGCCGCGACGGCGGCGCCGAGCCCCAGGTGGCAGTGCGCTCCTCCGCCACCGCGGAGGACGCGAGCGCCGCCTCATTCGCGGGGATGTTCCGGACCTTCCTCAACATCCGCGGCGAGGAGGAGCTCGTCCGGGCGGTGAAGGGATGCTGGGCCTCGCTCTTCACCCCTCGGGCCCTCTTCTACTGGAAGCGGAAGGGCACGGAGGGGCAGGAGCGGGCCATCGCCGTCGTCGTCCAGGAGATGGTCGAGGCGGAGAAGGCGGGCGTGATGTTCACCGTCGATCCGGCGACCTCCGATCGGAGGCGGATCGTGATCGAGTCCGCCTGGGGCCTCGGCGAGTCGGTGGTGAGCGGTGAGGTCGAGCCGGATCGCTACGTCGTGGACAAGCGCACCCTCGAGATCCGCGAGCGGCACCCAGGGCACAAGGGCTTCGAGATGGTGCTCGACGAGGACACGGGCGAGAACCGCCGGCACGATCTCCCGCCCGACAGGGGCGCCAGCCTCACGCTCGAAGACGCCGAGGTGCGCGAGCTCGCCGAGCTCGCCGTCCGCACGGAGGACCACTACGGGGCCCCTCAGGACATGGAGTTCGCCGTCGCCGGGGGATCGATCTACGTGGTGCAGACGCGGCCGGTGACGACCCTCCCGGAGGCCCCTCGAGAGGAGGCCCCTCGAGAGGAGGCCCATGGAGAGGAGGCCCATGGAGAGGAGGAGAAGTCGCGTCCCGCGGAAGAGGCAAAGGCCGAGAGGGAGGTCCTCGCCAAGGGCCTCGCCGCAAGCCCCGGCTTCGCAACTGGACGTATTCGAGTCCTTCACTCGCCCAAGGAGGGGCAGAGACTGCAATCCGGCGAGATCCTCGTGGCGCCCATGACCACGCCCGACTGGGTGCCGGTGATGAAGCGCGCGAGCGCGATCGTCACCGACCGGGGCGGCATGACCAGTCACGCGGCGATCGTGTCCCGCGAGATGGGCCTGCCCTGCATCGTGGGCACGCGCGAGGGGACGGAGGTGCTGGAGGACGGCGAGACCGCCACCGCCGACGGCGACGAGGGCGTGGTCTACCGCGGGGAGGTCGAGCTCCGTCCCCCGGTGAAGGCAGCTCCTACGGCCAGGCGCGCGGCCCAGGTCACGGCCACCCGCCTCTACGTCAACCTCGCCCAGACCGAGCGCGCCGAGGAGATCGCCGCGCGCGACGTCGACGGAGTCGGTCTCCTGCGAGCCGAGTTCCTGATCCTCGACGCCCTCGGGAACGTCCACCCCCGGCTCCTCCTGGATCGGGGCCGCAGCTCCGACTTCGTCGACAAGCTGGCGGCGAGCCTCGAGGAGATCGCCGGGCCCTTCCATCCGAGGCCCGTCACCTACCGGAGCATGGACTTCCGCACCAACGAGTTCCGCGGCCTCGAGGGAGGCGAGGAGTTCGAGCCCGAAGAAGAGAACCCGATGATCGGCTACCGCGGCTGCTTCCGCTACGTGAACGAGCCGGAGCTCTTCCGCTTGGAGCTCGAGGCCCTCGGGCGGGTGCGGGAGCGCTTCCCCAACGTGCGGCTGATGATCCCCTTCGTGCGCACCGCCTGGGAGCTCGCCGCGTGCAAGCGGATCGTGGACGAGAGCGGGCTCGCCAAGAGAAAGGGCTTCGAGCTCTGGGTGATGGCCGAGGTGCCCTCGGTCGCGTACTGGATTCCGACGTACGCCGAGGCCGGGATCGCCGGCGTCTCGATCGGCTCGAACGATCTCACCCAGCTCATGCTCGGCGTCGACCGCGACAGCGAGGAGCTCCGCGAGCTCAACGATCCGCGCGACCCCTCGGTGGTCGACGCGATCCGGACCATCATCCGCCGCTGCCTGGAGGCCGGGATCCCCTCGTCGATCTGCGGCCAGGCGCCCTCGGTCTATCCGGACTACGCGGAGATGCTGGTGCGCGCCGGGATCGACTCGATCTCCGTCAACCCCGACGCGATCGACCGCACGCGCCAGCACATCGCCGCCGCCGAGCGCCGCCTGCTCCTCGAGGCCGCCCGCTCCGAGAGGGGCATCGTCCGCTAG
- a CDS encoding Glu/Leu/Phe/Val family dehydrogenase has product MEMEWDDPLYRSTVALFEHTAETMKLDPNIRRRLRFPDRAVIVTVPVRMDDDRVETFHGYRVQHNNTRGPFKGGIRFSPDVNLGETTALAMLMTVKCALVGIPFGGAKGGVRVDPSKLSRGELQRLTRRFTAEIINDIGPDFDIPAPDLGTNEQIMSWMMDTYSQQKGHAIPAAVTGKPIEIGGSLLRLQATGRGVVYLVQDAAAHLGIELGPKITAAVQGFGNVGSELALHLHELGVKVVAVEDVKGAVYSKGGLDIPALRRHYQEGGKLLEFPDVETLPKGELLELPVDIVAPAAVSGVITGKNVEKLRCRILAEGANGAVNADADAILRDQSDIFVLPDVLANSGGVTVSYFEWVQSLQYFFWTADEIDGRLRAILSKAFREVLDVAERRKLDMRTAALTHGMGRLAEAMKLRGLFP; this is encoded by the coding sequence ATGGAGATGGAATGGGACGATCCGCTGTACCGCTCGACAGTTGCGCTCTTCGAGCACACGGCGGAGACGATGAAGCTCGATCCGAACATCCGCCGGCGGCTGCGCTTCCCCGATCGGGCCGTGATCGTGACGGTGCCCGTTCGCATGGACGACGATCGTGTGGAGACCTTCCACGGCTACCGGGTGCAGCACAACAACACCCGCGGCCCGTTCAAGGGCGGGATCCGCTTCTCTCCCGACGTGAACCTGGGCGAGACCACCGCCCTCGCCATGCTGATGACCGTGAAGTGCGCGCTGGTCGGGATCCCCTTCGGCGGCGCCAAGGGCGGGGTCCGCGTCGATCCCTCGAAGCTCAGCCGCGGCGAGCTCCAGCGTCTGACGCGGCGGTTCACGGCGGAGATCATCAACGACATCGGACCCGACTTCGACATCCCCGCGCCGGACCTGGGGACGAACGAACAGATCATGTCGTGGATGATGGACACCTACTCGCAGCAGAAGGGGCACGCGATCCCGGCGGCGGTCACGGGGAAGCCCATCGAGATCGGAGGATCCCTGCTACGCCTCCAGGCGACGGGCCGAGGCGTGGTCTATCTGGTCCAGGACGCCGCGGCGCACCTGGGCATCGAGCTCGGCCCCAAGATCACCGCCGCCGTCCAGGGCTTCGGGAACGTGGGCAGCGAGCTCGCGCTCCATCTCCACGAGCTCGGCGTGAAGGTGGTCGCGGTCGAGGACGTCAAGGGAGCCGTCTACTCCAAGGGTGGCCTCGACATCCCCGCGCTGAGGCGACACTACCAGGAGGGCGGCAAGCTGCTGGAATTCCCCGACGTCGAGACGCTCCCGAAGGGGGAGCTCCTGGAGCTGCCCGTGGACATCGTCGCGCCGGCAGCCGTGAGCGGCGTGATCACCGGGAAGAACGTGGAAAAGCTCCGCTGCCGGATCCTGGCGGAGGGCGCGAATGGCGCTGTCAACGCCGACGCCGACGCCATCCTGCGCGACCAGAGCGACATCTTCGTGCTCCCGGACGTGCTCGCCAACTCAGGAGGTGTGACGGTCTCTTACTTTGAGTGGGTGCAGTCGCTGCAGTACTTCTTCTGGACCGCGGACGAGATCGACGGGCGGCTGAGGGCGATCCTCTCGAAGGCCTTCCGCGAGGTCCTCGATGTCGCCGAGCGGAGGAAGCTCGACATGCGCACCGCCGCCCTCACCCACGGGATGGGCCGGCTCGCCGAAGCGATGAAGCTTCGCGGGCTCTTTCCCTGA
- a CDS encoding CopD family protein — protein sequence MFALLKLLHIFGFIAWFSGLLGTTAAQVAVRKAQSAEGRQAAWSVMNRLVPNEIFGMILTPLAGIALTVHAGMGKLGFVHTKMLLVLIAVVFNVLVIVARKKAAPRIAEGGPELGSALKRMAMFQGIATLMLPAAVVVVMLLR from the coding sequence ATGTTCGCCCTCTTGAAGCTCCTGCACATCTTTGGATTCATCGCCTGGTTCTCGGGCCTCCTCGGAACCACCGCTGCCCAGGTGGCCGTGCGCAAGGCGCAGAGCGCAGAGGGCCGCCAGGCAGCCTGGTCGGTGATGAACCGGCTGGTCCCCAACGAGATCTTCGGCATGATCCTGACGCCGCTGGCCGGGATCGCGCTCACGGTCCACGCCGGCATGGGCAAGCTCGGCTTCGTCCACACCAAGATGCTCCTGGTGCTCATCGCCGTCGTCTTCAACGTCCTCGTCATCGTCGCCCGCAAGAAGGCGGCCCCGCGGATCGCGGAGGGCGGCCCCGAGCTCGGCTCTGCGCTGAAGCGGATGGCGATGTTCCAGGGGATCGCCACCCTGATGCTGCCCGCCGCCGTCGTCGTCGTGATGCTGCTGCGGTAG